One segment of Triticum aestivum cultivar Chinese Spring chromosome 2A, IWGSC CS RefSeq v2.1, whole genome shotgun sequence DNA contains the following:
- the LOC123191820 gene encoding GDSL esterase/lipase At5g55050-like, whose product MAGRGGAFALVALCVLELALLHGAGAAAGERLVPAMFVFGDSTVDVGNNNQLPGCKPECRADYPQYGVDHPSHAPTGRFSNGYNLADQIGTVKYFFPLQF is encoded by the coding sequence ATGGCCGGCCGCGGCGGGGCGTTCGCGCTCGTTGCGCTGTGCGTGCTCGAGCTCGCGCTGCTACatggcgccggcgccgccgctggGGAGCGGCTCGTGCCGGCCATGTTCGTGTTCGGAGACTCGACGGTGGACGTCGGCAACAACAACCAGCTGCCTGGTTGCAAGCCCGAATGCAGGGCCGACTACCCGCAGTACGGCGTCGACCACCCCTCCCATGCGCCCACCGGCCGCTTCAGCAATGGATACAACCTCGCAGACCAGATAGGTACCGTCAAATATTTCTTCCCCCTTCAATTTTAG
- the LOC123185844 gene encoding GDSL esterase/lipase At1g71691-like has product MADQLEEFKLVVMMLGNGSYDLISRSLFFISVGSNDLFEYADAKNPPPNRDDAAFLKCLDDSYRTYLQELYALGARKFSIVSPSLVGCCPSQRAAALQHDNDLDELHCFRPANNLSKRLYTLLASTLQDLGGDLDGMHYSLCDSAGMAEGVFTPGGAKGMSATPFHLTVVDTACCAGPGPFGLGLCNTTATLCPNRTDFVFWDSFHPTEYASGLAASALFADSGNFVRPINVGQLAAL; this is encoded by the exons ATGGCCGACCAACTGGAGGAGTTCAAGTTGGTCGTCATGATGCTGGGGAACGGCTCGTACGACCTCATCTCGAGATCGCTCTTCTTCATCAGCGTCGGCAGCAACGACCTCTTCGAGTACGCCGACGCCAAGAACCCGCCTCCTAACCGCGACGACGCCGCCTTCCTGAAATGCCTCGACGACTCTTACAGGACCTACCTACAG GAGCTGTATGCGCTCGGGGCGAGGAAGTTCAGCATCGTCAGCCCGTCGCTGGTGGGGTGCTGCCCGTCGCAGAGGGCGGCCGCGCTGCAACATGACAATGACTTGGACGAGCTCCACTGCTTCCGCCCGGCGAACAACCTCTCCAAGCGACTCTACACTTTGCTAGCCTCGACGCTCCAGGACCTCGGCGGCGATCTGGACGGCATGCACTACTCCCTCTGCGACTCGGCAGGGATGGCCGAGGGGGTCTTCACGCCCGGCGGCGCCAAAGGCATGTCAGCAACACCATTTC ACCTGACGGTGGTGGACACGGCCTGCTGCGCCGGCCCAGGGCCGTTCGGGCTGGGCCTGTGCAACACCACCGCCACGCTGTGCCCCAACCGCACCGACTTCGTGTTCTGGGACAGCTTCCACCCGACGGAGTATGCGTCGGGTTTGGCCGCGTCCGCGCTCTTCGCCGACTCCGGCAATTTCGTCCGCCCGATCAACGTGGGGCAGCTGGCGGCGCTGTAG